From the Ilumatobacteraceae bacterium genome, the window GATCGTCAAGGTCGGGGCCGCCTCGCGATCCGTGCTCCCGACCGTGGACGGTTCGCACGACTACCTCGACGACGTCGACCCCGATCCCACCGATCCCTACTCCCCCGGCCTGCTCGTGCCGAACTGGGATCAGGGGCGGGTCGCGGTCGGCAACGGCGAGCCCGAGTCGTACTGGGTCCACGACGACATGCGCGTCACCGCCGTCGCGTTCCAGGAGCAGCGCGGCAAACACACGACCGTCGTCGTCGCCGCCAATCTCTACATGATCTTCCGCAACGACGCCGAGGCGATCCGCGCCGCCGTGGCCGAACGCGTCAGCCCGGCGGTCTTCGACCGACTCGACATCGCGATCCATGCCGATCACAACCACCACGGCCCCGACACGGCCTTCGACGTCAACCACGAGTGGTACGACTTCATGATCGAGCAGACCGCCGACGCGGTCGTCGACGCGATCGACGACGTTCGCCCGGCTCGCCTCGACGTCGCCGAGACCGAGCACTGGTTCGGTCTGCGCGACTCGCGTGACGTCCAGGTGCTCGACCCGACGCTCGGCGTGCTCCGAGCGACCGCCACCAACGGCGACACGATCGCGACGCTGATGTTCTGGGCGAACCACCCGGAGGTCACCCTCTTCTGGGACCCGCCGGTGAGCGCGATCGCCGACGACTGCGTCGTGCTCGGCCTCGAGGGCAGCGACTGCAGCGCCGGCGACCGCTACTTCACGGGCGACTTCCCCGGGTGGGCGAATCGGATCGTCTCCGACGAGATCGGCGGCGAGACGCTGTTCATCAACGGTGCGATCGGCGACCTGATCACCCCGCTCGGCGCGACGGTCTGGGAGGTCACCGACGACGCGCCGCTCGGCAACGGTCTCACCGCACCCGCCGGTGCAGAACCGCCGATGGGCGCCTCGAGCTTCACCGAACGCAACTTCCGCCGCACGTACCTCGTCGGTCGCGAACTGGCCACGGCGGCGCTCGACGCACTCGAGTCGGCCGAACCGATCACCGACCCCTCGATCGACTACACGGTCGAGCCGATCTACACCCGCATGTCGAACATCGGGTTCCGGCTGCTCTCGGTCGTCGGCGACAACGGGTACGCATCGCTCGGCCACACCCTCGGCGACCTCTACCACTGCCCGCCGCTCGGCCCGAAGACGGCCGACACGTGCGTGCCCGACGGGCTGGCCGTCGAGACCGACCCGCTGCTCGGCGAGATCCGGGCCGGCGACCACGCCCGTTCGGAAGTGGCCTACCTCGAGATCGGGCCGGTCGGCATGATGTGGCTGCCCGCCGAGGTCGGACCCGAGTCGACGATCGGCCTACCGGCCGACTACCTGAGCACCCCGGAAGCGTGGCATCTCGACGATCCGTCGCTGCACGCGTTCGGCGAGGCCAATCAGCCGTCCGGCTTCGTGAAGAACCGGATGGACGACGAGTACCGATGGGTCGGGCTCGGCAACGACGAGATGGGGTACGCCGTGCCGCTGTCCGACTACCGCGTCTACTGCGTCGCCGATGACCTCGCCGGCGACGGCACGTGCCAGTTCCTGTACGACAACGGGCTGATCGAGTACCCCGACGCGGTCGCCGGCGCCACGTGCAAGGCGGTGACCGAGGACCCGTCGCTCCTTGCGAACTACGGCCCTGCCGCCGAGGCGATCGCCGGGTCGTGCCGATACGGCCAGGCCTTCGAGGAGGCCGAGGACCACTACGAGGAGACGAACTCGGTCGGTTGGGACATGGAAACCGACATCCTCGCCGCGGTCGCACGGCTGACCGGCAACGACGACCCCGCGGTGATCAACCCCGACTTCCCCGGTTGGTGGTCGGGTCTGACACCCTGAGGTCGCTCCGCTCAGGTGACGACGGTGACGGTGTCGCCGATGTCGAGCCAGTTCCAGATCAGCTCGGCGTCGTCGGGGAGCACGCGGATGCACCCGGACGAGTCACCGTGGAGTTCGGCGGTGCCGACGCTGTCGAGCGGCTGCACGTACTCGCCGCTCGAGTACGTGGGGATGCTGTGGAACGCGATCCGCGCGCCCTGGTACTTGCCGTAGGTGAACGCCACGAAGTGCGTCATCTCGGAGTACTCGCCGCTGAGCGTCGACGAGGCGTTCATGTCCTTGGCGTACACCTCGTAGGTGCCCGGATCGGGCTGTGAGAGCGCGCTGGTCATCGGCATTACCTCGGTGATGTCTCCGGACTCGCACAGCCATGCCCGCTGGTTGAACCGGTCGACCACCGCCGACCGGCCCGTGGCCGGGCACGTGGCCGGGTCGGGCGGCAGCACATCGGGCCCGACCCAGGCGCCGATCTGGGTCGCCGTCTGTGGGCCGACGACGCCGTCGACGACGAGTCCGTTGCGCGCCTGGAAGGTTCGGACCGCGGCGTCGGTCGCGTCGTCGAACGTTGCGTCGGGCGCCGCGCCGACCAGGACACCGGCGGCGATCAACTGCGACTCGAGACATGCGACCTCGTCGTGCTCGTCGCCGAGTTCGAGACGAACCGACAGCGTGCAGTCCGGGTCGATCACCACGGTCGGCTCGAGATCGGGTTCGTCACGCACGCCGTCGGCGAGTGCGGCGGTGTCGGTATCGGTGTCCGCGGCGGTGACGGCGTCCAGGTCAGCCGCCTCGACCGGATCGAACGCGGCGAGGTCGGTACCGGCGTCGTCACCTGACGCCACGTGCGCGATGCCGGCCAGGCCGACCACGCCGACGAGGGCGGCAGCGAGGATCGGGTACGAACGCGACATCGATGGCGATTCTACGGAACGGAGCGAGCGGTGTCGGCTCGACCGACGTCAGGCGACGAAGAGCTCGGCGATCTGGATCGTGTTGAGCGCTGCGCCCTTGCGGAGGTTGTCGTTGCTGACGAACAGCGCCAGGCCGCGACCCTCGGGTGCGCCCGGATCATTGCGGATCCGGCCGACGTACGACGGATCCTGTCCGGCCGCCTCGAGCGGCGTCGGGATGTCGCTGAGCACGACGCCCGGAGCGTCGCCGAGGATGTCGGTCGCCTGGGCGACCGAGATGGGGTTCGCGAACTCGAGGTTGAGCGACAGCGAGTGACCGGTGAACACCGGGACGCGCACGCAGGTGCCCGACACGAGCAGACCGGGGATGTCGAGGATCTTGCGGCTCTCGTTGCGGAGCTTCTGCTCTTCGTCGGTCTCGAAGCTGCCGTCGTCGACGATCGAGCCGGCCATCGGGAGCACGTTGAACGCGATCGGCCTGGCGAACTTCTCCGGGGCCGGGAACGCCACGGCAGACCCGTCATGCGTCAGCTCGGCCGCCCGGTCGACCACCTGGCGGGCCTGCTTGTCGAGTTCGTCGACGCCGGCGAGGCCGCCACCGGACACCGCCTGGTACGTGGCCGCGATGATGCGGGTGAGGCCTGCCGCGTCGTGGAGAGGCTTGAGCACCGGCATCGCCGCCATGGTGGTGCAGTTCGGGTTGGCGATGATGCCCTTGGGCGTCTCGCGGATCAGGTGGCCGTTGACCTCGCTGACGATCAGCGGAACGTCGGGATCCATGCGGAATGCCGACGAATTGTCGATCACGATCGCACCGGCGGCGGCGAACTTGGGTGCCAGCGCCCGCGAGCCGGTGGCGCCGGCCGAGAACAGGGCGATGTCGAGACCGGTCGGGTCGGCCGTCTCGGCATCTTCGACCGTGATGTCGGTGCCCTTCCACGACAGGGTCGTCCCGGCGGACCGGGCCGACGAGAAGTACCTGATCTCGTCGATCGGGAAGTCACGTTCTTCGAGCAGGCGGCGCATCACGCCACCGACCTGCCCCGTTGCACCGACAATGCCAACACGCATGGTGCACAGGCTAACGCCGCCCCGTTCCACCCGACCCCCCACGTTTCGAGGCCGCTCACGTGTTTCGGTCCGGATGCTCAGACGCACTGTCCGAGCCCGCAACAGCCCGGTGGGAGTGGTGTGCAGGGGGCGCTTGCGATCCCCCTCCACCGTCGGCCGACTCGACGTGAGGCCGACCAGAGTTGGGCGCGGCGAAGCCGCTCAGATCAGATTCGAGCGAACGGGGGGAAGCGAGTGAGCTCGACGGACTCAGGTCACGGTGGCGATGAGCCACCAGTGATGGGGGTTGATGCCTTCGAAGGTGCGCATGTTGGCGCCGTACGCCGACAGCTTGCTCTTCGGGTTGGTCCAGACCTCGATACCGGTGAGCTGCGGCGAGAGCGGACCGGTGACCTGGTCGGGGTGCAGCCGCGATGCCTGCCACGCGAGGCGCGTCACCATCCGCTGGCGCGACAGCCAGTCGCCGACCTTGGGCAGGCGGTACATGCTGCGCACCACCGCTCCGGCGGGGACGACCAGCGAGTCGGACATCGCCGGTCCACGGAAGTTGAGGGCGATCTTGCCGCCTGGTCGCACGACACGCACGGCCTCGGACGCCAGCTCGAGCGCGTCGTCTTCGTTGCAGTGCTGCAGCGTGATGTAGCTGAACGCGAGGTCGGCGCTGTTGGGCGGCAGCGACAGGGTGCGACCATCGGCGACCTCGAGCGTGCGCAGCCGGTCGCGCTTGCCGAAGCGGGCGACGGTCTCGTGGCATCGTTCGAGGAAGCCCTGGTCGAGGTCGCAGGCGATCACGTGACCGAACTCGCGGGTGAACGCACACGTCATCCGACCGATGCCGGCACCGATCTCGACGATCGTCTGCTGCTGCGTGTGCTCACCGCGCAGACCGAAGGTCTCGAGGTACGCCGGGACCTCGTCGTCGCCGGTCGCCACGAACTCGGCGAGCGTCAGTTGATCACCGGTCGCGTTGTTGAAGACCCACCCGGTCTCGCGTACGACATCGTCGCCGCTCGCCATGCGCTCGGACACGCGTCCGGCCACCTTCCAGGGAACGAGCTGACTCCGGCGGCGCATCAGTGCAATTGTGCCAGATGACGAGGGTGTTCGTTCAACGGCCGACCGGAATCGGCACCGGGTCGACGATCATCGGCGGCGGCCGATCACGTGCGCTCGGGCAGGGGCGCCGAGTACGCCGCTCCGGAATCGAGACCGAACGCCGTGTGCAGGGCGCGGGCGGCGCGCTCCATGTCGGCGGCGGGCAGGATCACCGACACCCGGATCGTCGACGTGGAGATCATCTGGATGTTGACGTCTTCGTCGGCGAGCACCCGGAACATCTTCGCGGCGATGCCGGGCGACGACTTCATGCCGGCGCCGACGAGCGAGACCTTCGCGATGTCGTCGTCGTGGGTCACGGCGGTGGCGCCGATCTCCGACGCGATCTGCTGGACGATCGTCTCGGCCTGGGCCAGGTCGGCCATCGGCATCGTGAAGCTGATGTCGGTCGTGCCGTCGGTCGAGGTGTTCTGCACGATCATGTCGACGTTGACGTTGGCGTCGGCGAGCGGTTCGAAGAGGGCGGCGGAGATGCCCGGCTTGTCGGGCACGCCGAGCACGGTGACCTTGGCCTCGGTCATGTCGGTGACGACGCCGGAGATGATTGGATCTTCCACGGAGGGCTCCTCGTTGGTGACCCACGTGCCCTGCTCCCAGGTGAAGGCGGAGCGCACGTGGAGTGGGACATCATGGTTGCGGGCGAACTCGACCGAGCGCAGCGCGAGCACCTTCGAACCGGCACCGGCCATCTCGAGCATCTCGTCGAAGTGCACCTTGGCGAGCTTGCGGGCTTGCGGGACGATGCGCGGGTCGGCGGTGAACACACCGGTGACGTCGGTGTAGATCTCGCAGGCGTCGGCCTGCATCGCCTGGGCGAGCGCCGACGCCGTGAGGTCGGAGGCACCGCGACCCATCGTGGTGATCTCCTTGTCGGTGCTGACCCCCTGGAAGCCGGCGATCACGCAGACCTTGCCCTCGGCGAGCGATGCTCGCACCCGGTCGCCCTTGACCTCGACGATCTTGGCCTTGCGATGGGCGGTGTCGGTGATGATGCCGACCTGGCTGCCGGTGTAGCTGACGGCGTCGATGCCTCGATCCTGCAGCGCCATGGTCATCAGCGCCGCGGTCTGGCGTTCGCCGGTCGTGAGCAGCATGTCCATCTCGCGGCCGGACTGGTGCTTGGCGACCGAATCGGCGAGCGCGATCAGGTTGTCGGTCGCCTTGCCCATCGCGGACACGACGACGATGACGTCGTTGCCGCGCTTCTTGGTGATCGCGACGTTGTCCGCGCAGGCGCGAATCCGGTCGGGATCGGCCACCGAGGTGCCGCCGTACTTCTGGACGATCAGAGCCACGGTCGACGAGCCTACGAGGCCACCGCGACCGTCACGACACCTGTTCGGAAGAGGAATTCCTGTTCCGGACGGCGCGCCCGAAGGCAGAGCTGATCCGAACCGCTCGTCAGGGAGCCGGCGGAGAGGCGGGGGGACTACTTCGCCTGGGTGAGCGAGACGACGTCGAACTCGAGCAGGCTGGCGCCCGTCGCCACGGGATGCTGCGGCTTGGCGTCGCCCTTGCCCTCGTCGTCGTGGGTCTCGCGGTGCTGGTGCTGGAACGCCTGGCCGCTGCGCCAGTTCTGGAACGCCTCTTCGGACTCCCAGCGGGTCAGCACGAAGTAGCGGTCGTCGCCGGCGGTCGGGCGGAGCAGCATGAACTCCTCGAACCCGGGTTCCTGGTCGACCATCCCGGCGCGGGCGGCGAACCGCTGCTCGAGCTCGGGCCCGGCACCTTCGGGGATCTCGATGGCATTGATCTTCACGACGGACATGCCATCGAGGCTAGAGGCCGCCGATCGTCACCAGTCGATGTCGTAGACGAACGGGTCGTCGGGGAGCTCGATCACGGTGACGGCGGCGCCGGGCGCGACCGTCACCGGCTCGAACGACGACACGACGATCTGGTCGTCGGACGACACGCCGACCGCCATGTAGGCGCCGGCGGACGCGATCAGCGTCGCCTCACCCGACGCCGGGTCGATCGAGTAGGCGTCGGTGCTGCCTTCGTCGCCGAAGTCGACGGTGATCAGTGCGTCGGCCGTGGCGGCGATCGGGCCGCCGACCACCTCCGGCAATGCGACGGGATGATCCTGGATGACGCCCGAGCCGTCGATGTCGACGTTGATCAGCCGCCCGTCGCCGAGCAACACGAGGAGACCACCGCTCGGGCTGAACCCGGCGCCGAGCACCATGCTGGGCGACGCGTAGTCCTCGGGGGGCGTGTCGGTGACGAACTCCCGCTCCTCGCCCGTCTCGAGCATCCGCACGACGACACGGTCGGGTGGCGTCAGGACCCAGAAATCGGGCTGTTCGGGGTCGGGCAGGCACAGGCTCGACGTGACGTAGGAGATCAACTCGCCGTTGGGCGACGGCTCGACACCACCGCCGACACCCAGCACCTCGACCTCACCGGTCGCGGCGTCGATCCGGCCGAAGCTCCCGATCGAGGTCTCGCAGCCGTACCAGCCGTCTTCGTACCCTTCGCTGAACCAAATCGTGGCGCCGTCGGGGCTGAGCCGCAGACCACCGCGGAACACGCCCTCACCGCTGAAGAATTCCTGGAGCACCCGGATCGTCTCGCCCGTGGCGGCATCGACCTCGAGCAGCGCCTCGTCGGCGCTGACGAACGCCGTCGCCGGCGTGGGGTTCGCCGGTTCGGTGGTCGGCGGGGCGGTCGTGGCCGGCGGCTCGGTGGTGGCCGGCGGCTGGGTGGTTGCCGGCGCGGTCGTCGGGGGCGCGGTGGTGGGCGGGGGCTCGGTGGTCGGCGGCACCGTCGTGTCGACCACGGTGGTCGGGGGCGCGGTCGTGGCAGGTGGCGAGGTCGTCGAGACCGTCGATGACGACACCTCCGTCGACCCGCCGCAGGCGGCCGACACCAACATGGCGGCGACCCCGGATGCGACGGCAGCGGCTCGGACCGAACGTGACGAAGTCCTCATTCGTTGCACCGTAGTTCGGGCCGCCGCCGCACCGACGGCGACATCGGACGGCACCTCGACCACTCTCCGGTCGATTTGTTCCACGCTGGTGACAGGATGGAACATCTCTGTCAGAATGGGCGCATGACGACGCTCGAGACGCCCATCGGAACGGCCGGCGACGCCGTGCCGCACATCATCACCGAGCTGCCAGGCCCCAAGGCGCAGGTCGTGATCGATCAGGACGAGGCGGTGAGCAGTCCGTCGCTCACCCGCGTCTACCCGCTCGTCGTCGCTCGCGGCGAGGGTGCGATCATCGAGGACGTCGACGGCAACCGCTTCCTCGACTTCAACGCCGGCATCGGCGTCAACGCGACCGGCCACGCTCACCCCGAGGTCATGGCGGCCGTGCACCGGCAGGTCGACGCGTGCCTGCACTACTGCTCGTCCGACTTCTACCACCCGGTCCACGCCGAACTGTGCGAGCGGCTGGCCGATTCGGTGCCCGACGGCATGGGCCCGGCCAAGGTGTTCCTGGCCAACTCGGGCACCGAGGCGGTCGAAGGTGCGCTCAAGTTGGCCCGCCATCACACGGGTCGCCCGAACGTGATCGCCTTCTACGGCGC encodes:
- a CDS encoding L,D-transpeptidase family protein; protein product: MSRSYPILAAALVGVVGLAGIAHVASGDDAGTDLAAFDPVEAADLDAVTAADTDTDTAALADGVRDEPDLEPTVVIDPDCTLSVRLELGDEHDEVACLESQLIAAGVLVGAAPDATFDDATDAAVRTFQARNGLVVDGVVGPQTATQIGAWVGPDVLPPDPATCPATGRSAVVDRFNQRAWLCESGDITEVMPMTSALSQPDPGTYEVYAKDMNASSTLSGEYSEMTHFVAFTYGKYQGARIAFHSIPTYSSGEYVQPLDSVGTAELHGDSSGCIRVLPDDAELIWNWLDIGDTVTVVT
- a CDS encoding aspartate kinase; amino-acid sequence: MALIVQKYGGTSVADPDRIRACADNVAITKKRGNDVIVVVSAMGKATDNLIALADSVAKHQSGREMDMLLTTGERQTAALMTMALQDRGIDAVSYTGSQVGIITDTAHRKAKIVEVKGDRVRASLAEGKVCVIAGFQGVSTDKEITTMGRGASDLTASALAQAMQADACEIYTDVTGVFTADPRIVPQARKLAKVHFDEMLEMAGAGSKVLALRSVEFARNHDVPLHVRSAFTWEQGTWVTNEEPSVEDPIISGVVTDMTEAKVTVLGVPDKPGISAALFEPLADANVNVDMIVQNTSTDGTTDISFTMPMADLAQAETIVQQIASEIGATAVTHDDDIAKVSLVGAGMKSSPGIAAKMFRVLADEDVNIQMISTSTIRVSVILPAADMERAARALHTAFGLDSGAAYSAPLPERT
- a CDS encoding class I SAM-dependent methyltransferase, with product MRRRSQLVPWKVAGRVSERMASGDDVVRETGWVFNNATGDQLTLAEFVATGDDEVPAYLETFGLRGEHTQQQTIVEIGAGIGRMTCAFTREFGHVIACDLDQGFLERCHETVARFGKRDRLRTLEVADGRTLSLPPNSADLAFSYITLQHCNEDDALELASEAVRVVRPGGKIALNFRGPAMSDSLVVPAGAVVRSMYRLPKVGDWLSRQRMVTRLAWQASRLHPDQVTGPLSPQLTGIEVWTNPKSKLSAYGANMRTFEGINPHHWWLIATVT
- a CDS encoding antibiotic biosynthesis monooxygenase, whose protein sequence is MSVVKINAIEIPEGAGPELEQRFAARAGMVDQEPGFEEFMLLRPTAGDDRYFVLTRWESEEAFQNWRSGQAFQHQHRETHDDEGKGDAKPQHPVATGASLLEFDVVSLTQAK
- a CDS encoding aspartate-semialdehyde dehydrogenase — its product is MRVGIVGATGQVGGVMRRLLEERDFPIDEIRYFSSARSAGTTLSWKGTDITVEDAETADPTGLDIALFSAGATGSRALAPKFAAAGAIVIDNSSAFRMDPDVPLIVSEVNGHLIRETPKGIIANPNCTTMAAMPVLKPLHDAAGLTRIIAATYQAVSGGGLAGVDELDKQARQVVDRAAELTHDGSAVAFPAPEKFARPIAFNVLPMAGSIVDDGSFETDEEQKLRNESRKILDIPGLLVSGTCVRVPVFTGHSLSLNLEFANPISVAQATDILGDAPGVVLSDIPTPLEAAGQDPSYVGRIRNDPGAPEGRGLALFVSNDNLRKGAALNTIQIAELFVA